From a region of the Citricoccus muralis genome:
- the eccCa gene encoding type VII secretion protein EccCa, whose amino-acid sequence MTQKVIHRPARTSAPARLYQPFRIEGPQPIDPSQSDGEGAGGFLRLLPMVAAGGSMMVMMTFRQSPFAAVGAIAMALSLIVGVVMMFSQRGKAGRQRKSMRDTYARYLERTRVRLRDDEQQAQLAARASSPPATALFDIVRDPARVWERRRYHEDFLRIRIGSGRRPTRDIDISLIETATSLQDEFLLREAESLKDRFETAPDMPVNLPLDSAGNVSLVGPRDLELQLVRSLVAGAAALQSPEDVRIALITPEANRADWDWLELLPHLDDNSHRHFTGPVKLIAPGHDSLLELLEEDLQYRSKVAGEHNKYGDEMTKGPSLLPRLIVIVDRYGQTAGDLAFGDSHFGLPARAITALHLCADRLHEPSEVNYRITLTDRGAGRSSGRRLSRPGATYSTNAAGTAEAEEAATRPHFLLEDRTKDQGNPVRTEGELDPMDASTAEGLVSELAPLRLALDSLEHTGAEAASSSSFLEMLHLSPVLDRADVERNWRPRSQADFLRVPLGPDDKGKPVLLDLKEAAQLGMGPHGLCVGATGSGKSEMLRSLVFGLLATHSPDSLAMVLVDFKGGATFAPFEGAPHVTGIITNLSDDLTLVERVYASLNGEILRRQEVLKAAGNIANITDYQIHRDEQLSQGQGKQGTPGGEPLPPLPHLVIIIDEFGELLTARPDFIDLFLSIGRIGRSIGVHLLLSSQRVESGKLRGLETYLSYRIGLRTLSESESRTVLDTPDAFHLPPLPGYGYLKVDTTVYSRFKSGYVSGPLADEVFEEEEQEDLGDEIPPVLEATDYALVLAEQQAGGAPGDPAAPAPKKDSPARRSTGPTVMSTMMDTLRTYPPSVQPIWLPPLPVETTLDQVVGEPKNTELGLRLPAGGNLTVPIGLLDDPARQWQGLWEIDFTSGSGNMIVHGGPQSGKSTALRTIVTSLALTHSPQQVGIYCVDLLGSGLLPLQGLPHVGGVAVRTNGEVVSRTVDEILGMLSHRERVFEKHAIDSLPTMRRMHAEGKLPELPSADIFLVVDGHGQFQEEFEDLLPKVVQVMTRGGGYGIHIISAVNRNNEIRATHQSYFTHRIELALSEAGDSQIDRKLAANVNPEAPGRGLMPLKLQGHLALPRIDGQAERESATDGLKDLVEQVGRFSTGAAMKVRVLPSVVEATAVTSPEQKGLFPLGLRELDLGVEYLDLERQDRNLIVMGDEESGKSNVLRQVVNRFTANHRDNELMFVVIDPRRGLGDLVPDDYLGGYATNAEVAKNLAGAVINELRKRQDPDEDQTTVQRQTRIVALIDDYDVLTVGGGQSPLGAFVPFIPMAAELRINFVLTRRVRGASRGMYETFFSTLRDNGTSALIMSGDRREGNLINGIKARKMPPGRGQLLMTGKPVMTVQTFFGDLPE is encoded by the coding sequence GTGACGCAGAAGGTCATCCACCGTCCCGCCCGCACCTCGGCGCCCGCCCGGCTCTACCAGCCCTTCCGCATCGAGGGTCCCCAGCCCATCGACCCGTCCCAGTCGGACGGCGAGGGGGCCGGCGGTTTTCTCCGCCTGCTGCCGATGGTCGCCGCCGGTGGCTCCATGATGGTCATGATGACCTTCCGGCAGAGCCCCTTCGCGGCCGTCGGGGCCATCGCCATGGCGCTGTCCCTGATCGTGGGCGTCGTCATGATGTTCTCGCAGCGCGGCAAGGCCGGGCGCCAGCGCAAGAGCATGCGGGACACCTACGCCCGCTATCTCGAGCGGACCCGGGTGAGGCTGCGGGATGACGAGCAGCAGGCGCAGCTGGCGGCCCGGGCCTCCTCCCCGCCCGCCACCGCCCTGTTCGACATCGTCCGGGACCCGGCGCGGGTGTGGGAGCGGCGCCGTTACCACGAGGACTTCCTGCGCATCCGCATCGGCTCTGGCCGGCGCCCCACCCGGGACATCGACATCTCCCTGATCGAGACCGCCACCTCGCTGCAGGACGAGTTCCTGCTCCGTGAGGCGGAGAGCCTCAAGGACCGCTTCGAGACCGCCCCCGACATGCCGGTGAACCTGCCCCTGGACTCCGCGGGCAACGTGTCCCTCGTCGGCCCCCGCGACCTGGAGCTGCAACTCGTACGCTCGCTGGTGGCCGGTGCCGCAGCACTGCAGTCCCCCGAGGACGTACGCATCGCCCTGATCACGCCCGAGGCCAACCGCGCCGACTGGGACTGGCTGGAGCTGCTCCCTCACTTGGACGACAACTCACACCGGCACTTCACCGGACCGGTCAAGCTGATCGCCCCGGGCCACGACTCGCTGCTGGAACTCCTGGAGGAGGACCTGCAGTACCGGTCCAAGGTGGCCGGCGAGCACAACAAGTACGGGGACGAGATGACCAAGGGTCCGTCCCTGCTGCCCCGTCTGATCGTGATCGTGGACCGCTATGGGCAGACCGCCGGTGACCTCGCCTTCGGGGACTCCCACTTCGGCCTGCCGGCGCGCGCCATCACCGCCCTCCACCTGTGCGCGGACCGGCTTCACGAACCCTCCGAGGTGAATTACCGGATCACCCTGACGGACCGCGGCGCGGGCCGGTCCTCCGGCCGGCGCCTCAGCCGGCCCGGGGCCACATACTCCACCAACGCCGCAGGGACCGCAGAGGCGGAGGAGGCGGCTACCCGTCCCCACTTCCTGCTCGAGGACCGCACCAAGGACCAGGGGAACCCGGTCCGGACCGAGGGCGAACTGGACCCCATGGACGCCAGCACCGCCGAGGGACTCGTGTCCGAGCTGGCACCGTTGCGATTGGCCCTGGACTCCCTGGAGCACACCGGTGCCGAGGCGGCGTCCTCCTCCTCTTTCCTGGAGATGCTGCACCTGTCCCCGGTGCTGGACCGGGCCGACGTCGAGCGCAATTGGCGACCCCGCTCCCAGGCCGACTTCCTGCGGGTGCCGCTGGGACCGGATGACAAGGGCAAGCCGGTGCTGCTGGACCTCAAGGAGGCCGCCCAGCTCGGCATGGGACCGCACGGTCTCTGCGTGGGAGCCACTGGCTCCGGGAAGTCGGAGATGCTCCGGTCCCTGGTCTTCGGCCTGCTGGCCACCCACTCACCGGACTCGCTGGCGATGGTGCTGGTCGACTTCAAGGGCGGCGCGACCTTTGCCCCCTTCGAGGGCGCACCGCACGTCACTGGCATCATCACGAACCTCTCCGACGACCTGACCCTGGTCGAACGCGTGTACGCCTCGCTCAACGGCGAGATCCTGCGTCGGCAGGAGGTCCTGAAGGCCGCCGGCAACATCGCCAACATCACCGACTACCAGATCCACCGGGACGAACAACTGTCCCAGGGGCAGGGCAAGCAGGGAACTCCGGGCGGCGAACCGCTGCCCCCGCTGCCGCACCTGGTCATCATCATCGACGAGTTCGGCGAGTTGCTCACCGCCCGCCCGGACTTCATCGACCTGTTCCTGTCCATCGGACGCATCGGCCGCTCGATCGGCGTACACCTGCTGCTGAGCTCCCAGCGGGTGGAGTCCGGCAAGCTGCGCGGCCTCGAGACCTACCTGTCCTACCGCATCGGCCTGCGCACGCTGTCCGAGTCCGAGTCCCGCACCGTGCTGGACACCCCCGATGCCTTCCACCTGCCGCCACTGCCCGGCTACGGTTACCTCAAGGTGGACACCACCGTGTACTCCCGTTTCAAGTCCGGCTACGTCTCCGGCCCGCTGGCGGACGAGGTCTTCGAAGAGGAAGAGCAGGAGGACCTGGGGGACGAGATCCCGCCGGTGCTGGAGGCCACGGACTACGCTCTGGTCCTCGCGGAGCAGCAGGCCGGCGGCGCACCGGGCGATCCGGCAGCCCCGGCCCCGAAGAAGGACTCCCCGGCACGCCGCTCCACCGGTCCCACCGTGATGTCCACCATGATGGACACGCTACGGACCTACCCGCCGTCCGTGCAGCCGATCTGGCTGCCCCCGCTGCCCGTGGAGACCACCCTGGACCAGGTGGTCGGCGAGCCGAAGAACACGGAACTGGGCCTGCGCCTGCCTGCCGGTGGAAACCTCACGGTGCCCATCGGCCTGTTGGACGATCCGGCCCGCCAGTGGCAGGGGCTCTGGGAGATCGACTTCACCTCCGGCTCGGGCAACATGATCGTCCACGGTGGTCCCCAGTCCGGCAAGTCCACCGCCCTGCGGACCATCGTGACGTCCCTGGCCCTGACCCATTCGCCACAGCAGGTCGGCATCTACTGCGTCGACCTGCTGGGCTCCGGCCTGCTGCCGCTGCAGGGCCTGCCGCATGTGGGCGGGGTGGCTGTCCGCACCAACGGAGAGGTCGTCTCACGCACCGTGGACGAGATCCTCGGGATGCTCTCGCACCGCGAACGGGTCTTCGAGAAACACGCCATCGACTCCCTGCCGACCATGCGGCGGATGCATGCCGAGGGAAAGCTGCCCGAACTGCCCAGCGCGGACATCTTCCTGGTGGTGGACGGCCACGGCCAGTTCCAGGAGGAGTTCGAGGACCTGCTGCCCAAGGTGGTCCAGGTCATGACCCGCGGCGGGGGCTACGGCATCCACATCATCTCTGCGGTGAACCGCAACAACGAGATCCGGGCCACCCATCAGTCCTACTTCACGCATCGCATCGAGTTGGCGCTGTCCGAGGCCGGCGACTCCCAGATCGACCGCAAGCTGGCCGCCAACGTGAACCCGGAGGCCCCCGGCCGCGGCCTGATGCCACTCAAGCTCCAGGGGCACCTGGCCCTGCCGCGGATCGACGGCCAGGCCGAGCGGGAGTCCGCCACGGACGGGCTGAAGGACCTCGTGGAGCAGGTGGGCCGCTTCTCCACCGGCGCCGCCATGAAGGTCCGCGTCCTGCCCTCGGTGGTGGAGGCCACCGCGGTGACGTCCCCGGAGCAGAAGGGCCTGTTCCCGCTGGGCCTGCGCGAGCTGGACCTCGGCGTGGAGTACCTCGACCTGGAACGCCAGGACCGGAACCTGATCGTCATGGGGGACGAGGAATCTGGCAAGTCCAACGTCCTGCGTCAGGTGGTCAACCGCTTCACCGCGAACCACCGGGACAACGAGTTGATGTTCGTGGTCATCGATCCCCGCCGCGGGCTCGGGGACCTCGTGCCCGACGACTACCTGGGCGGCTACGCCACGAACGCCGAGGTCGCCAAGAATCTGGCGGGCGCCGTGATCAATGAGCTGCGCAAGCGCCAGGACCCGGACGAGGACCAGACCACGGTCCAGCGCCAGACGCGGATCGTGGCCCTGATCGACGACTACGACGTGCTGACGGTGGGCGGCGGGCAGTCCCCACTCGGCGCCTTCGTACCCTTCATCCCGATGGCCGCGGAACTGCGGATCAACTTCGTGCTGACCCGCCGTGTGCGGGGCGCCTCCCGCGGCATGTATGAGACGTTCTTCTCGACCCTGCGGGACAACGGGACCTCGGCGCTGATCATGTCCGGCGACCGCCGCGAGGGCAACCTCATCAACGGGATCAAGGCCCGCAAGATGCCCCCCGGCCGCGGTCAACTACTGATGACGGGCAAACCGGTGATGACGGTGCAGACGTTCTTCGGCGACCTGCCGGAGTGA
- the rarD gene encoding EamA family transporter RarD, with the protein MTASAPAAGRAPRPVTPAGLAYGAGAYTFWGGLPLYMAATAPASALEVVFARIAFTLVTCAVLLFALRRWRDVGRQLGSRRRLGGTALASVLITGNWAIYTYAVLSGQTLEAALGYFINPLVSVLAGVVLFGERLRRAQWVAVGLSVTAVLVMVIGHGAFPWLAILLALTFGGYGVVKSRLSTAVSPVASLGAETILLMPVSLAGMWWLAASDQMTMFSHGAGHFWILALSGVVTAVPLILFGAGASRLSLSLLGLLQYINPLIQFLIGLLLFQEAMSTGRWVGFILIWCALVVLMVDSLWAARRNPRLRRGS; encoded by the coding sequence GTGACCGCCTCCGCTCCCGCCGCCGGCCGCGCCCCGCGCCCCGTCACGCCGGCCGGCCTCGCCTACGGTGCCGGCGCATACACGTTCTGGGGCGGGCTGCCGCTCTACATGGCGGCCACGGCGCCGGCCTCCGCTCTCGAGGTGGTCTTCGCCCGGATCGCCTTCACGCTCGTCACCTGCGCCGTGCTGCTCTTCGCCCTGCGGCGATGGCGCGACGTCGGCCGGCAGCTGGGCAGCCGACGGCGCTTGGGCGGCACCGCCCTGGCCTCCGTGCTCATCACCGGCAACTGGGCGATCTACACCTACGCCGTGCTCTCCGGCCAGACCCTCGAGGCGGCCCTGGGGTACTTCATCAACCCGCTGGTCTCCGTGCTGGCCGGGGTGGTCCTGTTCGGGGAGCGGCTCCGGCGGGCCCAGTGGGTGGCCGTCGGCCTGTCCGTCACGGCCGTGCTGGTCATGGTGATCGGGCACGGGGCATTCCCGTGGCTGGCGATCCTGTTGGCCCTCACCTTCGGTGGCTACGGCGTGGTCAAGAGCCGGCTGTCCACCGCGGTCAGCCCGGTCGCCTCCCTGGGGGCCGAGACGATCCTGCTGATGCCGGTGAGCCTGGCCGGGATGTGGTGGTTGGCGGCCTCGGACCAGATGACCATGTTCTCCCACGGGGCCGGTCACTTCTGGATCCTGGCCCTGTCCGGTGTGGTGACGGCCGTCCCGCTGATCCTCTTCGGGGCGGGTGCCAGCCGGTTGTCGCTGTCCCTGCTCGGGCTGCTGCAGTACATCAACCCGCTGATCCAGTTCCTCATCGGCCTACTGCTGTTCCAGGAAGCCATGAGCACCGGCCGGTGGGTCGGCTTCATCCTCATCTGGTGTGCCCTGGTGGTGCTCATGGTGGACTCGCTGTGGGCGGCCCGGCGGAATCCCCGGCTGCGCCGCGGCTCGTAG
- a CDS encoding HIT family protein, with amino-acid sequence MIDSHAPEGYVCPFCGLVAGDVSDPANRCELADLVYQDEDVIVFIAVDGFGDHEGHAMISPAGHYETLYDLPDRVLQRIGLMARQVALAMKKAWSPDGISTRQHNEPAGNQHVWHYHLHVFPRWHDDQLYRHLRHPVAPEVRAAKARELAAVLDAGPTRLP; translated from the coding sequence ATGATCGATTCCCACGCCCCCGAGGGCTATGTGTGCCCGTTCTGCGGTCTGGTGGCCGGTGACGTCTCGGATCCGGCGAACCGTTGCGAGCTCGCCGACCTCGTCTACCAGGACGAGGACGTCATCGTCTTCATCGCGGTGGACGGCTTCGGCGACCACGAGGGCCACGCCATGATCTCCCCCGCCGGACATTACGAGACGCTGTACGATCTCCCCGACCGGGTGCTGCAGCGGATCGGGCTGATGGCCCGCCAGGTGGCGTTGGCCATGAAGAAGGCGTGGTCTCCCGATGGCATCTCCACCCGCCAACACAACGAGCCCGCCGGGAACCAGCACGTGTGGCATTACCACCTGCACGTGTTCCCGCGCTGGCACGACGACCAGCTCTACCGGCACCTGCGCCACCCGGTGGCCCCGGAGGTGCGGGCCGCCAAGGCCCGCGAACTGGCGGCCGTGCTCGACGCCGGCCCCACCCGCCTGCCCTAG
- a CDS encoding polyprenyl synthetase family protein has product MPAGDLAGVPVGGLVLPAGFENLAEHGDLLDVVTTALERVELELSEAVTNADQLADHTSRHLLEAGGKRIRPLLTILSSLLGEPGVGTGQVGEVAAEVRSAAVVMELTHLATLYHDDVMDEAPVRRGAPAAHQVWGNSVAILAGDLIFARASLLMASLGPEAVSIQARTFERLVMGQLWETVGPEEQDDHLEHYLRVIGGKTGSLIASAGRLGAHFGGCDESTVRILEDYGEKVGMAFQLADDVIDLTSTSHASGKTPGTDLKERVPTLPVLLLRQAAPTDATADAVLELVDGPLDTDEQLAAAVAAVSAHPVIAQAWDITRGWSADAVEALAPLPASPVKSALVAFADYVVNRDN; this is encoded by the coding sequence ATCCCCGCAGGCGACCTCGCCGGCGTTCCCGTCGGCGGGTTGGTCCTGCCCGCCGGCTTCGAGAACCTCGCGGAACACGGCGACCTGCTCGACGTGGTCACCACCGCCCTCGAGCGGGTCGAGCTCGAGCTGTCCGAGGCCGTCACCAACGCGGACCAACTGGCGGACCACACCTCCCGGCACCTGCTGGAGGCCGGCGGCAAGCGGATCCGCCCCCTGCTGACCATCCTGTCCTCCCTGCTGGGCGAGCCCGGGGTCGGTACGGGGCAGGTCGGCGAGGTGGCTGCGGAAGTCCGCTCGGCCGCCGTCGTGATGGAGCTGACGCACCTGGCGACTCTGTACCACGATGACGTCATGGACGAGGCGCCCGTGCGCCGCGGCGCCCCGGCCGCCCACCAGGTGTGGGGCAACTCGGTGGCCATCCTGGCCGGGGACCTGATCTTCGCGCGGGCCTCCCTGCTGATGGCCTCGCTCGGCCCCGAGGCCGTGTCCATCCAGGCGCGCACCTTCGAGCGGCTGGTCATGGGCCAGCTCTGGGAGACCGTGGGCCCCGAGGAACAGGACGACCACCTGGAGCACTACCTGCGCGTGATCGGCGGCAAGACCGGTTCGCTGATCGCCTCCGCCGGACGACTGGGCGCCCACTTCGGCGGCTGCGACGAGTCCACCGTGCGGATCCTCGAGGACTACGGCGAGAAGGTCGGCATGGCCTTCCAGCTGGCCGACGACGTCATCGACCTGACCAGCACCTCCCACGCCTCCGGCAAGACCCCGGGCACCGACCTCAAGGAACGGGTGCCCACCCTGCCGGTGCTGCTGCTGCGCCAGGCCGCCCCGACCGATGCGACGGCGGACGCCGTCCTCGAACTGGTGGACGGACCCCTGGACACCGACGAGCAATTGGCCGCAGCGGTGGCCGCCGTCTCCGCCCATCCGGTGATCGCGCAGGCCTGGGACATCACCCGCGGCTGGTCCGCGGACGCCGTCGAGGCCCTGGCCCCGCTGCCGGCCTCACCGGTCAAGAGCGCCCTCGTGGCCTTCGCCGACTATGTGGTCAACCGCGACAACTGA
- a CDS encoding geranylgeranyl reductase family protein, giving the protein MERATTSVQTQVLIAGGGPAGATAAWHLANAGIEVTVLEKTAYPREKVCGDGLTPQAVREMNLMGIPHAAEDGWQHIQGLRLVAEGRAVEVPWPVTQTWPDYALVRTRHDFDEVLAQHARAAGATILERHSVTTVLRAEDGTVNGLRAELLDGSGRKTGEFKDFHAPIVIAADGNSTRTAVSAGLAKRDDRPMGVAVRAYYSIPEGAPRHGDDWMESWLQLPDAEGNLLPGYGWLFPLGDGTVNVGLGILDTSPQFGKLDYRSILKDWSGALTDTWGLSEETRTSKILGAALPMGFNRTPQHVPGMLLVGDSAGMVSPFNGEGISFAMEAARLAADLAVTALQRPTAAGREAELARYPVLTQETWGGHFALGSRFAELIGHPAVLKAALATGMRVRPLLRSVVQVMANLVDERGTTPVDRVVRLLESVVPTATTMGTASEAASAAVMPSDPDAPTPANVG; this is encoded by the coding sequence GTGGAACGCGCAACGACATCCGTCCAGACCCAAGTCCTCATTGCCGGCGGCGGCCCGGCCGGGGCCACGGCGGCATGGCACCTGGCGAACGCGGGCATCGAGGTCACGGTGCTCGAGAAGACCGCCTACCCCCGCGAGAAGGTGTGCGGGGACGGGCTCACCCCGCAGGCGGTGCGGGAGATGAACCTCATGGGGATCCCGCACGCTGCCGAGGACGGGTGGCAGCACATCCAGGGGCTGCGGCTGGTGGCCGAGGGCCGCGCGGTGGAGGTCCCCTGGCCGGTCACGCAGACCTGGCCGGACTACGCCCTGGTGCGCACCCGCCATGACTTCGACGAGGTCCTCGCCCAGCACGCTCGGGCGGCCGGGGCCACCATCCTCGAACGCCACTCCGTCACCACGGTGCTGCGCGCCGAGGACGGCACCGTCAACGGTCTGCGCGCCGAGCTGCTGGACGGCAGCGGCCGCAAGACCGGTGAGTTCAAGGACTTCCACGCCCCGATCGTCATCGCCGCGGACGGCAACTCGACGCGCACCGCCGTCTCGGCGGGCCTGGCCAAGCGGGACGACCGTCCGATGGGCGTGGCCGTCCGCGCCTACTACTCGATCCCAGAGGGCGCCCCGCGCCACGGCGACGACTGGATGGAGTCCTGGCTGCAGCTGCCCGACGCCGAGGGCAACCTGCTGCCCGGCTACGGCTGGCTGTTCCCGCTGGGGGACGGCACCGTGAACGTAGGCCTCGGCATCCTGGACACCTCCCCGCAGTTCGGCAAGCTCGACTACCGCTCCATCCTCAAGGACTGGTCCGGTGCGCTGACCGACACCTGGGGACTGTCCGAGGAGACCCGAACCTCGAAGATCCTCGGCGCCGCCCTGCCCATGGGCTTCAACCGCACGCCGCAACACGTGCCCGGCATGCTGCTCGTCGGGGACTCGGCCGGCATGGTCTCCCCGTTCAACGGCGAGGGGATCTCCTTCGCCATGGAGGCCGCCCGGCTGGCGGCGGACCTGGCCGTCACGGCCCTGCAACGCCCGACGGCGGCCGGCCGGGAAGCCGAGCTGGCCCGCTACCCGGTGCTCACCCAGGAGACCTGGGGCGGGCACTTCGCGCTCGGCAGCCGGTTCGCCGAGCTGATCGGCCATCCCGCCGTGCTGAAGGCTGCCCTGGCGACGGGCATGAGGGTCAGGCCGCTGCTGCGCTCCGTGGTGCAGGTCATGGCCAATCTCGTGGACGAGCGGGGCACCACTCCGGTGGACCGGGTGGTTCGGCTGCTGGAGTCCGTGGTCCCCACCGCCACGACGATGGGAACAGCCTCGGAAGCCGCATCCGCCGCCGTCATGCCGTCTGACCCGGATGCGCCGACCCCGGCCAACGTTGGTTAG
- a CDS encoding isochorismate synthase: MNNPGFTAPAPRLASCTYSAPVPGGNGLADLLSTGSECAWIRFGEGMVGLGTAARFATTGPGRFESARHWWMAATAAESGDTPRTTVPDDGLPRRSPLAFAAFAFADDSPVDSVLVVPEFVVGSAQGRSWLTWQVDLDSPCYAEKAAAGWRPDRADAERRLAGLLAEAAGRRPDRAGAPEGTGAGSAADGLRLTDGVLSQDGYRAAVVRGVREIEAGTLTKLVLARDAVVRSADPVDVPQVLRTLAVQYRDCWTYAVNGLIGSTPEMLVKVDGDIAQARVLAGTLDRDGAPVGTAGTDYARQLLTDDPKQRHEHRLAVDSLTERLEPFTTSLEAPDEPFVLELPNVWHLATDVTARLVGAEAARRTGPGALALTEALHPTAAVCGTPREAATTLINRLESEDHGLDRGLFAGPVGWLDGNGNGEFGIALRGAVVQDAHTVRLYAGCGIVAASDPEAELAETHAKMRPMLQALGLRD, translated from the coding sequence ATGAACAACCCTGGATTCACGGCGCCCGCACCCCGATTGGCGTCCTGCACGTATAGCGCCCCTGTGCCCGGCGGGAACGGACTGGCCGATCTCCTGTCCACCGGCTCGGAGTGTGCTTGGATCCGCTTCGGTGAGGGCATGGTCGGCCTCGGTACCGCCGCCCGCTTCGCCACCACTGGACCCGGGCGCTTCGAATCGGCCCGCCACTGGTGGATGGCCGCCACGGCCGCCGAGTCCGGGGACACACCTCGGACGACGGTTCCCGACGACGGCCTGCCCCGACGATCGCCGCTCGCCTTCGCCGCGTTCGCCTTCGCCGATGACAGTCCTGTCGACTCGGTCCTCGTGGTCCCGGAGTTCGTCGTCGGCTCGGCCCAGGGGCGGTCCTGGCTGACCTGGCAGGTGGACCTCGACTCCCCCTGTTACGCCGAGAAGGCAGCCGCCGGCTGGCGGCCGGACCGGGCCGACGCCGAGCGGCGGCTGGCCGGGCTGCTCGCCGAGGCGGCCGGCCGGCGGCCGGACCGCGCCGGCGCCCCTGAGGGTACCGGGGCGGGATCCGCGGCAGACGGTCTCAGGCTCACCGACGGGGTGCTCTCCCAGGACGGGTACCGGGCCGCCGTCGTTCGCGGGGTGCGGGAGATCGAGGCGGGGACGCTGACGAAGCTCGTCCTGGCCCGGGACGCCGTGGTCCGCTCCGCCGATCCCGTGGACGTCCCGCAGGTGCTGCGCACCCTGGCGGTGCAGTACCGGGACTGCTGGACCTACGCCGTGAACGGCCTGATCGGCTCGACACCGGAGATGTTGGTCAAGGTGGACGGGGACATCGCTCAGGCTCGCGTGCTAGCGGGGACCCTGGACCGGGATGGCGCACCGGTCGGAACGGCCGGAACCGACTATGCCCGTCAGCTGCTCACCGACGACCCCAAGCAGCGCCACGAACATCGACTGGCCGTGGACTCCCTGACGGAGCGCCTGGAACCGTTCACCACTTCCCTCGAGGCCCCGGACGAGCCGTTCGTCCTCGAGCTACCCAACGTGTGGCATCTCGCCACTGACGTCACGGCACGGCTCGTGGGGGCGGAGGCCGCACGGCGCACGGGACCCGGCGCGCTGGCACTCACCGAGGCGCTGCATCCCACGGCGGCCGTGTGCGGCACCCCGCGCGAGGCCGCCACCACGCTCATCAACCGGCTGGAGTCCGAGGACCACGGACTGGACCGCGGCCTCTTCGCCGGCCCCGTGGGGTGGCTGGACGGCAATGGGAACGGCGAGTTCGGGATCGCGTTGCGCGGAGCCGTGGTGCAGGATGCGCACACGGTGCGCCTCTACGCCGGCTGCGGGATCGTGGCGGCCTCGGACCCTGAGGCCGAGCTGGCCGAAACCCACGCGAAGATGCGGCCCATGCTGCAGGCGCTGGGGCTGCGGGACTAG